The Pollutimonas sp. M17 sequence GAGCGCCATGGTGCGATGACCGGCATCATGAAAGCACAGATTGATTGGATTCCGTTGGCGCTGGGAGCCGTCCGCCCGACACAGGGTAAGACATTGGCGGTCATGCAGGTGTCGGGAGGGTCACAGTCCTTCAACGCCGTGAACCAGATGCGTGTGCTTGGGCGCTGGATGCGGATGGTGACCATCCCCAATCAATCGTCCGTCGCGAAGGCGTTTATGGAGTTCGACGAAGAAGGTCGCATGAAGCCATCCAGTTATTACGACCGGGTCGTCGATGTGATGGAGGAGCTCGTTAAGTTCACACTGCTCACGCGCGACGCCAGCTCGTACCTTGTAGACCGTTATAGCGAACGCAAGGAGAGTGCCAAGGAGCTCTCCAAGCGCGTGAATCAGCGGTCCATATGAGGCTGCTCATCCGCATATGAGCCCGGTTCGCGGGAGACGCATTTACAAACGTTGCGGGGCCGAAGGCTTGCTGTACATCGCGGAGCTCATGGAGTATGAAACGCTCGGAGTCTGTGCTTCGAAGCTGCAAGAGTTAAAGCGCAAATTGCCTCCGTCAA is a genomic window containing:
- the arsH gene encoding arsenical resistance protein ArsH; translation: MTDITYLQNPTEFPALDEALFEVPSVARLATHERSRHKPRFLMLYGSVRQRSYSRLLTFEAARLLEAMGGEVKVFNPSGLPLPDDAPDTHPRVKELRELVQWAEGMVWTSPERHGAMTGIMKAQIDWIPLALGAVRPTQGKTLAVMQVSGGSQSFNAVNQMRVLGRWMRMVTIPNQSSVAKAFMEFDEEGRMKPSSYYDRVVDVMEELVKFTLLTRDASSYLVDRYSERKESAKELSKRVNQRSI